One window of the Thermococcus sp. P6 genome contains the following:
- a CDS encoding BMP family protein, with product MKKWLSLFLIGLLALSVVASGCIGSEETTTKTNGKIAVVYDVGGRGDLSFNDMAYLGASKAAKDFNLELVELQSNTEDDYAKNLETLAKQGDNLIIVAVGFMMTDAVKKVASEYPNQKFVLIDGYDENMPDNVRMVLFKENEGSALIGALSGLIAANSGKDKVGIVLGMEIPVLYKFEGGYRFGVAWAEDYYKQKTGKEVKINILYQYTGTFNDPAKGYQAAKAQLDQGAWVIYQVAGGTGIGVFNAVSEYLKAHNQQMGPPFAVGVDSAQDWIKPGAIVASMMKRVDVGVYNAVKDAVNGEFTGGVVELGLKEGGVSVSTVDDVMEMFNSLPEDTQKQKLKELGFNSKDELKKYLEDTRKQVPDWIWQAVDELRDKIVSGEITVPMATSKEEINAIRNANTWQEMMKSTG from the coding sequence ATGAAGAAGTGGTTAAGCCTGTTCTTAATCGGTCTCTTAGCTTTGAGCGTGGTGGCCAGCGGGTGTATTGGCAGTGAAGAGACCACCACAAAAACCAACGGCAAGATTGCCGTCGTCTATGACGTCGGCGGAAGGGGGGACCTGAGCTTCAACGATATGGCCTACCTCGGCGCCAGTAAGGCCGCCAAGGATTTCAACCTCGAGCTCGTTGAGCTCCAGAGCAACACCGAGGACGACTACGCCAAGAACCTCGAGACGCTCGCCAAGCAGGGTGACAACCTCATCATCGTGGCCGTTGGCTTCATGATGACGGACGCGGTCAAGAAGGTCGCCTCGGAGTATCCGAACCAGAAGTTCGTCCTCATAGACGGCTACGATGAAAACATGCCGGACAACGTCAGGATGGTGCTCTTCAAGGAGAACGAGGGCTCCGCGCTCATTGGAGCACTCTCCGGCCTTATAGCGGCCAACAGCGGTAAGGACAAAGTTGGAATCGTTCTCGGAATGGAGATACCGGTTCTCTACAAGTTCGAAGGCGGTTACCGCTTCGGCGTTGCATGGGCCGAGGATTACTACAAGCAAAAAACCGGGAAGGAAGTTAAGATAAACATCCTCTACCAGTACACCGGAACCTTCAACGACCCGGCGAAGGGTTATCAGGCCGCAAAGGCCCAGCTCGATCAGGGTGCATGGGTTATCTATCAGGTGGCAGGTGGAACCGGTATAGGCGTTTTCAACGCCGTCAGCGAGTACCTCAAGGCCCACAACCAGCAGATGGGGCCGCCCTTTGCGGTTGGTGTTGACTCCGCTCAGGACTGGATCAAGCCCGGGGCCATCGTCGCCAGCATGATGAAGCGCGTTGATGTGGGCGTTTACAACGCCGTTAAGGACGCCGTTAACGGCGAGTTTACGGGCGGCGTCGTGGAGCTCGGACTCAAGGAGGGCGGTGTAAGCGTCAGCACCGTTGACGATGTCATGGAGATGTTCAACTCCCTCCCGGAGGACACCCAGAAGCAGAAGCTCAAGGAGCTTGGGTTCAACAGCAAGGACGAGCTCAAGAAGTACCTCGAGGACACGAGGAAGCAGGTCCCGGACTGGATCTGGCAGGCAGTGGACGAGCTCAGGGACAAGATAGTCAGCGGTGAGATAACGGTCCCGATGGCCACGAGCAAGGAGGAGATCAACGCCATCAGGAACGCCAACACGTGGCAGGAAATGATGAAGTCCACTGGTTGA
- the ftsY gene encoding signal recognition particle-docking protein FtsY produces MLGKLREKLNSFVDKVSQTEISEKDVENALWDLEIELLEADVALETVEELKERIKRKLVGQKVRIGTNKREIVEKAVREAVLEVLTPENRIDLLEMIRSKEEKPFVIAFVGFNGSGKTTTIAKLAHWLRKNGLSVVIAASDTFRAGAIEQVEEHAKRLGVRVIKHSYGADPAAVAYDAIQHARARGVDVVLIDTAGRNELNRNLMDEMKKIARVAKPDLVIFVGDSLAGNSVVEQARQFNDAVRIDGVILTKLDADARGGAALSISHVIGAPILFVGVGQGYDDLRPFDEKWFAGRIFGES; encoded by the coding sequence GTGCTGGGAAAACTCAGGGAGAAGTTAAACTCCTTTGTGGATAAGGTTTCTCAGACTGAAATAAGCGAAAAGGACGTTGAGAACGCCCTCTGGGATCTGGAGATAGAGCTGCTCGAGGCGGACGTAGCCCTCGAAACCGTCGAGGAGCTGAAGGAGAGGATAAAAAGGAAGCTCGTCGGTCAGAAGGTCAGGATAGGGACGAACAAAAGGGAGATAGTCGAAAAGGCCGTTCGAGAGGCTGTCCTCGAGGTCCTCACGCCCGAAAATAGGATAGACCTTCTGGAGATGATCAGGTCGAAGGAGGAGAAGCCCTTCGTTATAGCCTTCGTTGGTTTCAATGGCTCGGGAAAGACTACCACCATAGCCAAACTCGCTCACTGGCTCCGGAAGAATGGTCTGAGCGTCGTCATAGCGGCGAGCGATACGTTCAGGGCCGGAGCTATAGAGCAGGTCGAGGAGCATGCAAAGCGCCTTGGGGTGAGGGTCATAAAGCACTCCTACGGCGCCGATCCCGCGGCGGTTGCCTACGATGCCATTCAGCACGCCAGGGCGAGGGGCGTTGACGTTGTCCTCATAGACACCGCCGGAAGGAACGAACTTAACAGGAACCTCATGGACGAGATGAAAAAGATAGCGAGGGTTGCGAAGCCCGATCTGGTGATATTCGTCGGCGACAGTCTGGCCGGCAACTCGGTGGTCGAACAGGCGAGGCAGTTCAACGACGCCGTCAGAATCGACGGGGTGATCCTCACGAAGCTGGACGCCGATGCGAGGGGCGGGGCAGCCCTGAGCATAAGCCACGTTATAGGCGCGCCAATACTCTTCGTCGGCGTCGGGCAGGGCTACGATGACCTGAGGCCCTTCGACGAGAAGTGGTTCGCCGGGAGGATCTTCGGGGAATCTTAA
- the surE gene encoding 5'/3'-nucleotidase SurE: MPRIFVTNDDGIYSKGIRAAVEALKDLGEVYVVAPLFQRSASGRAMTLHRPLRAKLVNLPGAKVSYGLDGTPTDCVIFALARFDDFDLAISGINLGENLSTEITVSGTASAAIEAATHGIPSVAISLEVDWRKTLGEGEGIDFSTAAYFLRRISKRILKRGFPEGVDMLNVNVPGNATPSTKIAVTRLARRRYRPTVEERIDPRGHPYYWVVGRKCEKFEPGTDSHALKVERKVSVTPINIDMTARVDPEEIKELL, encoded by the coding sequence ATGCCAAGAATATTCGTAACGAACGACGACGGGATATACTCAAAGGGCATCCGGGCGGCGGTTGAGGCCCTAAAGGATCTCGGCGAGGTTTACGTCGTTGCCCCGCTTTTCCAGAGGAGCGCCAGCGGCAGGGCCATGACGCTTCACAGACCGCTCAGGGCAAAGCTCGTTAACCTCCCCGGGGCGAAGGTTTCGTACGGTCTCGACGGGACGCCGACGGATTGTGTCATCTTCGCCCTCGCCCGCTTCGATGACTTCGACCTTGCCATAAGCGGCATCAACCTCGGCGAGAACCTCAGCACGGAGATAACCGTCTCGGGCACGGCATCCGCGGCCATAGAGGCGGCCACCCACGGGATTCCGAGCGTTGCCATCAGCCTCGAGGTCGACTGGAGGAAGACCCTCGGAGAAGGCGAGGGGATCGACTTCTCAACCGCGGCGTACTTCCTCAGGAGAATCTCAAAGAGGATCCTCAAGAGAGGCTTTCCCGAAGGGGTCGACATGCTCAACGTGAACGTGCCGGGGAATGCAACGCCAAGCACGAAAATAGCAGTAACGAGGCTCGCGAGAAGGAGGTACAGACCGACGGTCGAGGAGAGGATCGACCCGAGGGGGCATCCCTACTACTGGGTGGTCGGAAGGAAGTGCGAGAAGTTCGAACCCGGAACGGATAGCCACGCCCTCAAAGTGGAGAGAAAAGTCAGCGTCACGCCCATAAACATAGACATGACCGCCCGCGTGGATCCGGAGGAGATAAAGGAACTCCTTTAA
- a CDS encoding archaeosine biosynthesis radical SAM protein RaSEA, giving the protein MTYWTAEDNVAGRPGTALFVILPTVGCYRFRIGKACYMCSYPADAPKVKWSQDELVNYLREALRKIEGREGPFAVRIFTSGSFLDNGELKPETRRRMFELLSGMENVEEIVVESRSELVRYDAVRELADVVPDRHFEVAIGLETASDDVAEVSINKGNTFSDFVRASETVRKAGARVKTYLLLKPIFLSERDGMVDVRESILRAEPYTDTFSINITDIQRGTLYERLWERNEYRPPWLWSAVDVLIWAKKRFPDKRILSDPVGAGSVRGPHNCLTEYDRVIGRAIKKFSATQDLSYLENLRPECRERWSYIVEKGLLDWQLVTW; this is encoded by the coding sequence ATGACCTACTGGACTGCCGAAGACAACGTCGCCGGAAGACCCGGAACGGCGCTCTTTGTGATACTCCCAACCGTTGGATGCTATCGCTTCAGGATCGGCAAGGCCTGTTACATGTGCTCCTACCCGGCTGATGCTCCAAAGGTTAAGTGGAGTCAGGACGAGCTGGTTAACTACCTGAGGGAAGCCCTGAGGAAGATCGAGGGCAGGGAGGGGCCCTTTGCCGTGAGAATCTTCACCTCCGGCTCCTTCCTCGACAACGGCGAGCTGAAACCTGAAACGAGGAGGAGGATGTTTGAACTCCTCTCTGGGATGGAGAACGTCGAGGAGATAGTGGTGGAGAGCAGGAGCGAGCTGGTCCGTTACGATGCCGTGAGGGAGCTCGCTGATGTGGTCCCTGACAGGCACTTTGAGGTTGCGATAGGCCTCGAAACCGCCAGCGACGACGTGGCGGAAGTTTCGATCAACAAGGGCAACACTTTCTCCGACTTCGTGAGGGCTTCGGAGACGGTTAGAAAGGCCGGTGCGAGGGTTAAGACCTACCTCCTGCTGAAGCCCATCTTCCTCTCCGAGCGCGACGGCATGGTCGACGTCAGGGAGAGCATCCTCAGGGCGGAACCCTACACGGACACCTTCTCGATAAACATAACGGACATCCAGAGGGGAACCCTCTACGAAAGGCTCTGGGAGAGGAACGAGTACCGCCCGCCGTGGCTCTGGAGTGCGGTCGATGTCCTCATCTGGGCGAAGAAGAGGTTTCCCGACAAAAGGATCCTCAGCGATCCCGTTGGAGCCGGTTCCGTTAGGGGCCCCCACAACTGCCTCACGGAGTACGACAGGGTCATAGGAAGGGCCATAAAGAAGTTCTCCGCCACTCAGGATTTGAGCTACCTCGAGAACCTCCGCCCGGAGTGCAGGGAAAGGTGGAGTTACATCGTGGAGAAGGGCCTCCTCGACTGGCAGCTGGTGACGTGGTAG
- a CDS encoding 2-oxoglutarate ferredoxin oxidoreductase subunit delta — protein MLMAEGSKTAVEKEGYLVTGRATGVVEIDVDTFLCKGCGICVEMCPRKVFEWSEELSEKGVHYPVPVKAERCVKCKLCELLCPDFAISVRW, from the coding sequence ATGCTTATGGCCGAAGGTTCAAAAACCGCTGTTGAAAAGGAGGGTTACCTCGTTACGGGCAGGGCCACCGGCGTGGTTGAGATCGACGTGGACACTTTTCTCTGCAAGGGCTGTGGAATATGCGTTGAGATGTGTCCGAGAAAGGTCTTCGAGTGGAGCGAGGAGCTGAGTGAAAAGGGCGTTCATTATCCGGTTCCGGTCAAGGCTGAGCGTTGCGTCAAGTGCAAGCTCTGCGAGCTCCTCTGCCCGGATTTCGCGATATCCGTAAGGTGGTGA
- a CDS encoding 2-oxoacid:acceptor oxidoreductase subunit alpha, with protein MIVRGDEPEQLGLLRKLYKPGNYFLQGNEALSYGALFAGCRFYAGYPITPSSEIAETMARELPKLRGYYLQMEDEIASIAAMIGASWTGFKVMTATSGPGFSLMQENLGYAVMTETPLVLVDVQRSGPSTGQATKGAQGDFFQARWGTHGDHPIVAISPVSAQDAFWEIIRAFNVSERLRTPVVFLFDGVLAHTREQVRIPDVSEVEITYRRLPAGEEDARLPFGDPYGDGVPPMPLFGHGYFTHVTGSTHMENGLRDVYTPEVHDRLVKRLHRKIEKNRSVYERNEEHFTDDAEVLVVSWGVTARPALGAVLRAREEGIKAGLFVPKTVHPFPGERMRELGKRVRAILVPEMNLGQMRLEVERYVNDDVLVRGVNRIGGVPLTVDEILREIRGVA; from the coding sequence ATGATCGTCCGAGGCGACGAGCCCGAACAGCTCGGGCTCCTGAGGAAGCTCTACAAACCGGGAAACTACTTCCTTCAGGGCAACGAAGCCCTCTCCTACGGGGCTCTTTTCGCGGGCTGCAGGTTCTACGCGGGTTATCCGATAACCCCCTCAAGTGAAATCGCCGAAACCATGGCCCGGGAGCTCCCGAAGCTTCGCGGCTACTACCTCCAGATGGAGGATGAGATAGCGAGCATAGCGGCCATGATAGGTGCCTCGTGGACGGGCTTCAAGGTCATGACCGCAACGAGCGGGCCGGGCTTCAGTCTTATGCAGGAAAACCTTGGCTACGCGGTCATGACCGAAACACCGCTCGTTCTCGTTGACGTCCAGAGGAGCGGGCCAAGCACCGGGCAGGCGACCAAGGGAGCTCAGGGAGACTTCTTTCAGGCGAGGTGGGGGACCCACGGCGACCATCCGATCGTTGCCATCTCCCCGGTCAGCGCTCAGGACGCGTTCTGGGAGATCATAAGGGCCTTCAACGTATCTGAGAGACTCAGGACCCCCGTGGTTTTCCTCTTTGACGGCGTTCTGGCCCACACGAGGGAGCAGGTGAGGATACCTGACGTTTCCGAGGTCGAGATAACCTACCGCAGGCTTCCCGCGGGTGAGGAGGATGCCAGGCTTCCCTTTGGGGACCCCTACGGCGACGGCGTTCCACCCATGCCCCTCTTCGGTCACGGTTACTTCACCCACGTAACGGGCTCCACCCACATGGAGAACGGCCTGAGGGACGTTTACACCCCCGAGGTCCACGACAGGCTCGTTAAACGGCTCCACAGGAAGATTGAGAAGAACCGCTCGGTTTATGAGCGCAACGAGGAGCATTTCACCGACGATGCCGAGGTGCTCGTCGTCAGCTGGGGGGTAACGGCGAGGCCCGCTCTCGGGGCCGTCCTCAGGGCGAGGGAGGAGGGCATAAAGGCCGGCCTCTTCGTGCCGAAGACGGTCCATCCCTTCCCCGGGGAGAGGATGAGGGAGCTCGGAAAGCGCGTCAGGGCCATACTCGTTCCCGAGATGAACCTCGGCCAGATGAGGCTCGAGGTTGAGCGCTACGTTAACGACGACGTTCTCGTCCGGGGGGTAAACAGGATAGGTGGCGTGCCGCTAACGGTTGACGAAATACTCCGCGAGATAAGGGGTGTTGCCTGA
- a CDS encoding 2-oxoacid:ferredoxin oxidoreductase subunit beta: protein MVKKIYSTYPMVKYLRREALPTALCPGCGGGTVLNAFANAVDALKIDPRDLVVVSGIGCSAWIASPYFLADTLHTTHGRAIAFATGVKVGLPDKKVVVISGDGDLASIGGNHIIHAARRNVDITVILVNNFTYGMTGGQVAPTTPVGAKTTTSPYGNVEHPLPIAETVAAAGASYVARWTTAHVYQLIESIKRALQVKGFSLVEVISQCPVQFGRRNRMKEPAEMLRWFLKNSVPVSRARNMKPEELEGKFIVGEIVSRKRPEFTDELNGIIEEVQERLGLREG from the coding sequence ATGGTCAAGAAGATTTACTCCACTTACCCGATGGTTAAGTACCTCCGGCGGGAGGCCCTTCCCACGGCACTCTGTCCCGGCTGTGGCGGTGGAACGGTTCTCAACGCCTTCGCCAACGCCGTCGATGCCCTGAAGATCGACCCGAGGGATCTCGTGGTGGTCAGCGGGATAGGCTGCTCGGCGTGGATAGCGTCGCCCTACTTCCTTGCCGACACCCTTCACACGACCCACGGGAGGGCCATAGCCTTTGCAACGGGCGTCAAGGTCGGCCTGCCGGATAAGAAGGTGGTCGTTATAAGCGGCGACGGTGATCTGGCGAGCATTGGCGGAAACCACATCATCCACGCGGCCCGGAGGAACGTGGACATCACGGTTATCCTCGTGAACAACTTCACCTACGGGATGACGGGCGGACAGGTGGCACCGACAACGCCGGTGGGAGCGAAGACCACCACCAGCCCCTACGGGAACGTTGAGCACCCGCTCCCCATCGCCGAGACCGTGGCCGCCGCTGGAGCGAGCTACGTTGCCAGATGGACCACGGCTCACGTTTACCAGCTCATAGAGAGCATCAAGAGGGCCCTTCAGGTTAAGGGGTTCTCCCTCGTGGAGGTCATCTCCCAGTGCCCCGTCCAGTTCGGAAGGAGGAACAGGATGAAGGAACCCGCCGAGATGCTCCGCTGGTTCCTGAAGAACTCGGTGCCCGTTTCCAGGGCGAGGAATATGAAACCAGAGGAGCTCGAGGGGAAGTTCATCGTTGGGGAGATCGTCAGCAGGAAGAGACCCGAGTTCACGGATGAACTCAACGGCATCATCGAAGAGGTTCAGGAGAGGCTTGGACTCAGGGAGGGATGA
- a CDS encoding 2-oxoacid:ferredoxin oxidoreductase subunit gamma, producing MQIRFAGIGGQGVVLAGVILGEAAAIEGLNVLQTQDYSSASRGGHSISDVIISKGPIYDLMVTEADVLVALAQLGYETAKDVLRKDGLLIVDTDLVKPERDHVGAPFTRLAEESTGLALTVNMVALGYLVAKTGVVKKESVEEAIRRRVPRGTEEINIRAFRAGYERGVIS from the coding sequence ATGCAGATAAGGTTCGCCGGAATAGGCGGTCAGGGCGTTGTTCTGGCCGGGGTCATACTTGGAGAGGCCGCGGCCATAGAGGGCCTGAACGTTCTCCAGACGCAGGACTACAGTTCGGCTAGCAGGGGCGGTCACTCCATATCGGACGTCATAATATCGAAGGGGCCGATTTACGACCTCATGGTTACAGAAGCGGACGTTCTGGTGGCACTCGCCCAGCTCGGTTACGAGACTGCAAAGGACGTGCTCAGGAAGGACGGACTCCTGATCGTCGATACAGACCTCGTGAAACCCGAAAGGGATCACGTGGGTGCCCCGTTCACGAGGCTGGCCGAGGAGAGCACCGGGCTTGCCCTGACCGTCAACATGGTGGCCCTCGGCTACCTCGTGGCGAAAACCGGGGTGGTGAAGAAGGAGAGCGTCGAGGAAGCGATAAGGAGACGCGTTCCCAGAGGAACCGAGGAGATAAACATAAGGGCCTTCAGGGCCGGTTACGAGAGAGGGGTGATATCATGA
- a CDS encoding 2-oxoacid:acceptor oxidoreductase subunit alpha encodes MRYPFPVGKSDFIQGDEAIARAAILAGCRFYAGYPITPASEIFEAMALYMPLVDGVSIQMEDEIGSIAAVIGASWTGAKAMTATSGPGFSLMQENLGYAVMTETPLVLVDVQRGGPSTGQPTLASQGDIMQAIWGTHGDHSLIVLSPSTVQEAFDFTIRAFNLAEKYRTPVVLLADAEIAHMRERVYIPEPSEIEIVNRRLPAGEEDARLPFGDPYGDGVPPMPIFGKGYRTYVTGLTHDERGRPRTVEAEVHERLIRRIIGKLERNRKAIFSYDEFMLEDADVAIVSTGIVSRSVLRAVKVLRERGVKAGMLKLNTIWPFDFEMIEELAERVERIYVPEMNLGQLYHLVREGANGKAGVEPIPKIGGEVHTPMEIVERVVG; translated from the coding sequence ATGAGGTATCCTTTTCCGGTTGGGAAATCGGACTTCATTCAGGGTGATGAGGCCATAGCAAGGGCCGCCATTCTGGCCGGCTGCAGGTTCTACGCGGGCTACCCGATAACGCCCGCAAGCGAGATATTCGAGGCCATGGCACTCTACATGCCTCTCGTTGATGGTGTAAGCATACAGATGGAGGATGAGATAGGGAGCATAGCGGCGGTGATAGGCGCCTCTTGGACGGGAGCAAAGGCTATGACGGCAACGAGCGGACCGGGCTTCAGTCTTATGCAGGAGAACCTCGGCTACGCGGTCATGACCGAAACGCCGCTCGTTCTCGTTGACGTTCAGCGCGGCGGTCCCTCGACGGGCCAGCCGACTCTGGCCTCTCAGGGGGACATTATGCAGGCCATCTGGGGAACCCACGGGGATCACTCCCTTATAGTTCTGAGCCCGTCGACCGTTCAGGAGGCCTTTGACTTCACGATAAGGGCATTCAATCTGGCCGAGAAGTACAGAACTCCCGTTGTTCTCCTCGCCGATGCGGAGATAGCCCACATGCGCGAGCGCGTTTACATCCCGGAGCCCTCCGAGATAGAGATCGTTAACCGCAGGCTTCCCGCGGGTGAGGAGGATGCCAGGCTTCCCTTCGGGGACCCCTACGGCGACGGCGTTCCACCCATGCCGATTTTCGGAAAGGGCTACAGGACCTACGTCACGGGTTTAACCCACGACGAGAGGGGAAGGCCCAGAACGGTGGAGGCTGAAGTCCACGAGAGGCTCATCAGGAGGATAATCGGAAAGCTGGAGCGCAACAGGAAGGCCATATTCTCCTACGATGAGTTCATGCTCGAGGATGCGGACGTGGCGATAGTGAGCACGGGAATAGTCTCGCGCTCCGTCCTCAGGGCGGTTAAGGTTCTCAGGGAGAGGGGAGTTAAGGCCGGGATGCTCAAGCTCAACACCATATGGCCCTTCGACTTCGAGATGATCGAGGAGCTCGCGGAGAGGGTCGAGAGGATATACGTCCCCGAGATGAACCTCGGCCAGCTCTACCACCTCGTCAGGGAGGGGGCGAACGGAAAGGCCGGCGTTGAGCCCATACCAAAGATCGGCGGTGAGGTTCACACCCCGATGGAGATAGTTGAGAGGGTGGTGGGATGA
- a CDS encoding 2-oxoacid:ferredoxin oxidoreductase subunit beta, which yields MHLKSAYEIRDKYLRKDMLPTIFCPGCGIGSALQYTLRAIDDLNLDPDSMVWVSGIGCSSRVPGFVNFDGLHTTHGRALAFATGIKLANPDLKVIAFMGDGDAAAIGGNHLIHAIRRNLDVTVILINNFTYGMTGGQVAPTTPKGLRGTTAPYGQFENPFDIAGLAVSAGANYVARWSVFNYLQGINSIKKALQKEGFTLVEFLSPCPISFGRRNRMKTAPELLRWYQKITVPLAKARKMKPEELEGKVVIGEFVDRDRPGLVREYEAYKRRAKKAMGWEE from the coding sequence ATGCACCTTAAGTCCGCTTACGAGATTCGCGATAAGTACCTGAGGAAGGACATGCTCCCGACGATATTCTGTCCGGGCTGCGGGATAGGTTCGGCCTTACAGTACACCCTTCGGGCGATAGACGATCTCAATCTGGATCCGGATAGCATGGTCTGGGTCAGCGGAATCGGCTGCAGTTCCCGGGTTCCCGGCTTCGTGAACTTCGACGGCCTCCACACGACCCACGGAAGGGCACTGGCCTTTGCAACCGGCATAAAGCTCGCAAATCCCGATCTCAAGGTTATAGCCTTCATGGGCGACGGCGACGCCGCGGCCATCGGCGGAAACCACCTGATTCACGCCATCAGGAGGAACCTCGACGTTACGGTTATCCTCATCAACAACTTCACCTACGGGATGACCGGCGGGCAGGTGGCTCCAACCACCCCGAAGGGCCTCCGCGGAACCACCGCTCCCTACGGGCAGTTCGAAAACCCCTTTGACATAGCCGGCCTGGCCGTGTCCGCGGGCGCCAACTACGTCGCAAGGTGGAGCGTCTTCAACTACCTTCAGGGCATCAACAGCATCAAGAAGGCCCTTCAGAAGGAGGGCTTCACGCTCGTGGAGTTCCTCTCGCCCTGTCCGATAAGCTTCGGGAGGAGGAACAGGATGAAAACGGCTCCCGAACTGCTCCGCTGGTACCAGAAGATAACCGTGCCTCTGGCGAAGGCGAGGAAGATGAAACCAGAGGAGCTCGAGGGCAAGGTCGTCATCGGCGAGTTCGTGGACAGGGACAGGCCGGGCCTCGTTAGGGAATACGAGGCCTACAAACGGAGGGCAAAGAAGGCCATGGGGTGGGAAGAATGA
- a CDS encoding 2-oxoacid:ferredoxin oxidoreductase subunit gamma, whose amino-acid sequence MRKEVLFSGFGGQGVILASVILGRAAAVYENLYAVQTQAYGPESRGGASRAEVVISDEPIDYPKTLEPDYAVFFSQEAYSKYLRTLKEGARVIIEEELVPRRDLDFEKRLNVVALPLTEIAEEATGLSLTMNILTLGILTAWTGLVKEDSMERAVVDAVPKGTEKINLKALHRGFELGLKARNGEL is encoded by the coding sequence ATGAGGAAGGAAGTGCTCTTCAGCGGTTTCGGCGGGCAGGGCGTCATACTCGCCAGCGTCATCCTCGGAAGGGCGGCTGCCGTTTACGAGAACCTCTACGCGGTTCAGACTCAGGCCTACGGGCCGGAATCAAGGGGAGGAGCGAGCAGGGCGGAGGTGGTCATAAGCGACGAGCCCATAGACTATCCCAAGACCCTCGAGCCCGACTACGCGGTTTTCTTCTCTCAGGAAGCCTACAGCAAGTACCTCCGGACGCTGAAGGAGGGGGCGAGGGTCATAATCGAGGAGGAACTCGTCCCCCGGAGGGATCTCGACTTCGAGAAGAGGCTAAACGTGGTTGCCCTTCCCCTGACGGAGATTGCGGAAGAGGCCACGGGTTTGAGCCTCACGATGAACATACTCACCCTCGGGATCCTCACGGCGTGGACGGGGCTGGTCAAGGAGGACTCCATGGAGAGGGCCGTCGTCGATGCGGTTCCGAAGGGAACCGAAAAGATCAACCTGAAGGCACTGCACAGGGGGTTTGAACTTGGCCTAAAAGCCCGGAACGGGGAGCTTTAG
- a CDS encoding DUF192 domain-containing protein: protein MIINETRGRVWHGKVRLADSFFRRFRGLMLVENVDYALVFLLPAETRASASIHTLFMLSDIDVIWLDSSRRVVDFRRARRWRLYIPDNPARYVIEGPVGLVKALEVSRGDLISWQADEEKRKAVPMTIPLPGKVSFESSNNLVRTEAVGEEGA, encoded by the coding sequence ATGATAATAAACGAGACCAGAGGCAGGGTGTGGCACGGGAAGGTCAGGCTCGCCGACAGTTTCTTCAGGCGGTTCAGGGGCCTGATGCTTGTCGAAAACGTTGATTACGCCCTCGTATTCCTTCTTCCGGCTGAGACGAGGGCCAGCGCTTCGATCCACACCCTTTTCATGCTCAGCGATATAGACGTGATCTGGCTCGACTCCTCGAGGAGGGTAGTTGACTTCAGGAGGGCCAGAAGATGGCGCCTCTACATCCCGGATAATCCCGCGAGGTACGTAATCGAGGGACCGGTCGGGCTGGTTAAGGCCCTCGAGGTTTCAAGGGGGGACCTGATAAGTTGGCAGGCCGACGAAGAGAAGAGGAAGGCGGTGCCCATGACGATCCCCCTGCCCGGGAAGGTATCCTTCGAATCTTCAAACAACCTCGTGAGAACCGAAGCAGTCGGGGAGGAAGGGGCCTGA
- a CDS encoding 6-carboxytetrahydropterin synthase, producing MRARIVERFRFEAAHAVVIDGKPEEIHGHTFHLEVAVGGEMKGGYVMDFLLLRRIVNEAIEKLDHRNLNELFENPTTENIALWIAGEIGEGLPEGVRVERVTLWEGEDNGVELEF from the coding sequence ATGAGGGCTAGGATAGTAGAGCGCTTCAGGTTCGAGGCCGCCCACGCGGTGGTGATAGACGGAAAGCCCGAGGAGATTCACGGTCACACCTTCCACCTCGAGGTTGCCGTCGGGGGAGAGATGAAGGGAGGCTACGTTATGGACTTCCTCCTGCTGAGGAGGATAGTGAACGAAGCGATCGAAAAACTCGACCACAGGAACCTCAACGAGCTCTTCGAGAACCCCACAACGGAGAACATCGCCCTCTGGATAGCCGGGGAAATCGGGGAGGGCCTTCCCGAGGGTGTAAGGGTCGAGAGGGTAACCCTCTGGGAGGGAGAGGACAACGGCGTGGAGCTGGAGTTTTAG